The following coding sequences are from one Onychomys torridus chromosome 16, mOncTor1.1, whole genome shotgun sequence window:
- the Shisa8 gene encoding protein shisa-8 yields MERAGARGQRGGRRLHGLPLAFRLALLLAGSPSGHAGAPEAQEPAASGTAAPEGGDRCRGYYDVMGQWDPPFNCSSGVYSFCCGTCGYRFCCHDGPRRLDQSRCSNYDTPAWVQTGRPPARTRDTAAPRDPGRERSHTAVYAVCGVAALLVLIGIGARLGLERAHSPRARRTVTRTLTELLKQPSPQEPLPPPLGPHLGNCVQVQMGDGVLRGSPLNNTDKKRLNNAPLGSATPGPPRGPRLQGGGSLTLQPDYSKFATLKAAALKATEAAPQDFYQRFPSTEPAPRTLPARTPRPPEDLPALLEACPWAPPGYVPPAGPVPYAAWTAGRPTRPVPRGHLVAQVSPAPRRPSHVPRRQFSVEKLPEAFSAQPAATFYSSAGRGPRHLSTNSKAEVTV; encoded by the exons ATGGAGCGCGCTGGGGCGCGGGGACAGCGCGGTGGCCGGCGCCTGCATGGGCTCCCGCTCGCGTTCCGGTTGGCGCTGCTGCTGGCTGGGTCGCCGTCGGGCCACGCGGGGGCTCCCGAGGCGCAGGAGCCCGCAGCCTCCGGCACCGCGGCCCCGGAGGGAGGCGACCGCTGCCGCGGCTACTACGACGTGATGGGCCAGTGGGACCCGCCCTTCAACTGCAGCTCGGGTGTCTACAGCTTCTGCTGCGGCACGTGCGGCTACCGCTTCTGCTGCCACGACGGCCCGCGCCGCCTGGACCAGAGCCGCTGCTCCAACTACGACACGCCGGCCTGGGTGCAGACCGGCCGCCCGCCCGCACGCACCCGTGACACTGCCGCCCCGCGCGACCCGGGCCGCGAGCGCAGCCACACTGCGGTCTACGCGGTGTGCGGTGTCGCCGCGCTACTCGTGCTGATTGGCATCGGGGCACGCCTGGGCCTGGAGAGAGCGCACAGCCCGCGCGCTCGGCGCACGGTGACCAG GACACTGACAGAACTTCTCAAGCAGCCGAGCCCCCAGgaacccctgcccccacctctgggTCCACACCTGGGTAACTGTGTCCAGGTACAAATGGGCGATGGTGTTCTTCGGGGTTCCCCCCTCAACAACACAG ACAAGAAACGCCTCAATAATGCACCTCTGGGATCTGCTACCCCTGGCCCCCCGCGCGGCCCCCGGCTGCAGGGTGGCGGCAGCCTGACATTGCAGCCCGACTACTCCAAGTTCGCTACTCTCAAAGCAGCCGCCCTCAAGGCCACAG AGGCTGCACCCCAGGACTTCTATCAACGCTTTCCCTCTACCGAGCCGGCTCCGCGGACCCTCCCTGCGCGGACCCCGCGTCCTCCGGAGGACTTGCCTGCGCTGCTCGAAGCCTGTCCCTGGGCCCCTCCGGGTTACGTACCTCCCGCCGGCCCTGTCCCCTACGCGGCCTGGACCGCGGGCCGCCCCACGCGGCCGGTTCCCCGTGGCCACTTGGTGGCTCAGGTCTCCCCTGCGCCCCGGCGGCCCAGCCACGTGCCGCGGCGTCAGTTCAGCGTGGAGAAGCTGCCCGAGGCCTTCAGCGCGCAGCCCGCCGCCACCTTTTACAGCAGCGCGGGCAGAGGGCCCCGGCACCTGAGCACCAACAGCAAAGCCGAGGTCACGGTCTGA
- the Tnfrsf13c gene encoding tumor necrosis factor receptor superfamily member 13C isoform X2: MDARKRGTRSRRSRDSPVPTPCVQTLCFDPLVRHCVSCELLRTPDPPPHAFGPSVPRPPSASPSPSAPGTALQPQESVGMGPGSDATLPLPGLLFGAPALLGLVLLVALVALVTWRWWQQCRMASPDIPDGVQEETLHASAPIWPTPKEDADTTLPGHSIPVPATELGSTELVTTKTAGPEE; this comes from the exons ATGGACGCCAGGAAGCGCGGGACCAGAAGCCGGAGAAGCCGGGACAGCCCGGTGCCCACGCCATGCGTTCAGACCCTGTGCTTCGACCCTCTGGTGCGACACTGCGTGTCCTGTGAGCTCCTCCGCACGCCGGACCCTCCTCCGCACG CCTTCGGTCCCTCGGTCCCCCGCCCTCCATCCGCATCCCCTTCGCCATCAGCGCCCGGGACAGCGCTGCAGCCGCAGGAGTCGGTGGGCATGGGACCGGGATCTGACGCGACCCTGCCGCTGCCCGGGCTCCTCTTCGGCGCCCCCGCGCTCCTGGgactggtgctgctggtggcccTGGTGGCCCTGGTgacctggaggtggtggcagcagtgcAGGATGGCCTCCCCGGACATCCCAGACGGAGTCCAGGAAG AAACCCTTCATGCCTCCGCTCCCATCTGGCCTACCCCCAAAGAAGATGCAGACACCACCCTGCCAGGCCATAGCATCCCAGTGCCAGCCACAGAACTGGGCTCCACCGAGCTGGTGACCACCAAGACAGCCGGCCCTGAGGAATAG
- the Tnfrsf13c gene encoding tumor necrosis factor receptor superfamily member 13C isoform X1, translating into MDARKRGTRSRRSRDSPVPTPCVQTLCFDPLVRHCVSCELLRTPDPPPHAFGPSVPRPPSASPSPSAPGTALQPQESVGMGPGSDATLPLPGLLFGAPALLGLVLLVALVALVTWRWWQQCRMASPDIPDGVQEESLDNVFMPSSETLHASAPIWPTPKEDADTTLPGHSIPVPATELGSTELVTTKTAGPEE; encoded by the exons ATGGACGCCAGGAAGCGCGGGACCAGAAGCCGGAGAAGCCGGGACAGCCCGGTGCCCACGCCATGCGTTCAGACCCTGTGCTTCGACCCTCTGGTGCGACACTGCGTGTCCTGTGAGCTCCTCCGCACGCCGGACCCTCCTCCGCACG CCTTCGGTCCCTCGGTCCCCCGCCCTCCATCCGCATCCCCTTCGCCATCAGCGCCCGGGACAGCGCTGCAGCCGCAGGAGTCGGTGGGCATGGGACCGGGATCTGACGCGACCCTGCCGCTGCCCGGGCTCCTCTTCGGCGCCCCCGCGCTCCTGGgactggtgctgctggtggcccTGGTGGCCCTGGTgacctggaggtggtggcagcagtgcAGGATGGCCTCCCCGGACATCCCAGACGGAGTCCAGGAAG AGTCCCTGGACAATGTCTTCATGCCTTCCTCAGAAACCCTTCATGCCTCCGCTCCCATCTGGCCTACCCCCAAAGAAGATGCAGACACCACCCTGCCAGGCCATAGCATCCCAGTGCCAGCCACAGAACTGGGCTCCACCGAGCTGGTGACCACCAAGACAGCCGGCCCTGAGGAATAG
- the Tnfrsf13c gene encoding tumor necrosis factor receptor superfamily member 13C isoform X3 has translation MDARKRGTRSRRSRDSPVPTPCVQTLCFDPLVRHCVSCELLRTPDPPPHAPGTALQPQESVGMGPGSDATLPLPGLLFGAPALLGLVLLVALVALVTWRWWQQCRMASPDIPDGVQEESLDNVFMPSSETLHASAPIWPTPKEDADTTLPGHSIPVPATELGSTELVTTKTAGPEE, from the exons ATGGACGCCAGGAAGCGCGGGACCAGAAGCCGGAGAAGCCGGGACAGCCCGGTGCCCACGCCATGCGTTCAGACCCTGTGCTTCGACCCTCTGGTGCGACACTGCGTGTCCTGTGAGCTCCTCCGCACGCCGGACCCTCCTCCGCACG CGCCCGGGACAGCGCTGCAGCCGCAGGAGTCGGTGGGCATGGGACCGGGATCTGACGCGACCCTGCCGCTGCCCGGGCTCCTCTTCGGCGCCCCCGCGCTCCTGGgactggtgctgctggtggcccTGGTGGCCCTGGTgacctggaggtggtggcagcagtgcAGGATGGCCTCCCCGGACATCCCAGACGGAGTCCAGGAAG AGTCCCTGGACAATGTCTTCATGCCTTCCTCAGAAACCCTTCATGCCTCCGCTCCCATCTGGCCTACCCCCAAAGAAGATGCAGACACCACCCTGCCAGGCCATAGCATCCCAGTGCCAGCCACAGAACTGGGCTCCACCGAGCTGGTGACCACCAAGACAGCCGGCCCTGAGGAATAG